The DNA sequence ACCATTGAACAGCTTGGCACGACCCTTCCTGGTGGTGATTTCGATATCACGGCCGCCAATGCCGCTGGTACGACGTCAATCCCGGTGGAAGCTGGTATTGCCTACGGTGCCGTGCTCACGGCAGGTGCACCTTTCGGCTTCAGCACCACCACCAACTTCCTCGAGATCAGTCTCGCTCCGATTCCCGAGCCCGCTTCGCTCGGCCTTCTGGGCCTCGGCGGCACCCTGCTCGTGCGTCGTCGTCGCGCCTAAGCGTCACGCCGATCATCACGATCTGCTTGCAACACCCGAGCCTACTTCGGTAGGCTCGGGTGTTCTTTTCCATCCACAAGACGTTTCTGGACCCCCGCCCCATGTCCAACTTCCGACGCACCAAACCCGCCCGCAAACCGAAGTCCGCCACGCCACGTCGAACGGCAACCCATCAACGTTTCATCGGCGAGGCTCGCAAGCTCATCGCGGCCGACAAGCTCGAGGAAGGCCACGCCAAACTCAACGAGCTCACGAGCCGTTGGCTCAAGACGCCCGACCCCGAAGTACTCTTCTTGCATGCGGTGATCGCCGAGAAGCGTGGCCGCGACAACGAACACCTGCGCTACGCCCGGCAGTCGGTCAATCTCCACCACCACACCGACGCTATCCTCTCACTCGCCCGCGCCCTGCGAAAAAAGGGACGAACCGACGAGTGCTGCGAACTCTGCGACGAAGCTTTGGCCATGTCTCCATCGCTGACCGGGGCGCCCATCCTCAAGGCGGGCGCGCTCGAAGAGGCCGGCCGATTCGACGAAGCCGAGGCGATCGTCTCCGAGGCACTTGCGGCCGCGGAGTCCTCCGGAAAACCGCCATCGATCCTGCTCAAGGACGTGCACGCACGCATTCTGGTCCAACGAAAGAAACACGAACAAGCCGTGCAAGTCATCGATGACCTGCTCGAAGACAAGGCCGCCAACGAAGGGGTGAAGCGATCGACCCTGCACTTGCGGGCCAAGTCGTGCGACCGGGCGAAGCAGTTCGACGAGGCCTGGGATTCTGCGGTGCGGGCCAACGAAATCGGCGAGATTCCCTTCGACCCCGACCTCTATACCGAACAAGTCGATGCGCTGATGGAGGTGTGGTCACGTGATCATGTCAGTCGGTTTCCGATCGCCGATTGCGACAGCGAGTTGCCAGTGTTCATCGCCGGCATGCCCCGAAGCGGCACGAGCCTGATCGACCAGATCGTCGACGCCCACCCGAAAGCCGCGGGCGTCGGTGAGCTCGCGACGATCGAGTCGTTCGCCGCGGAGTTGGCCATGGCTTACAACCCTGATAAAGAGCCGCCCGGTTGCTTCGGCGAGTTCACGAACTACCGCTGGACCGCGACAGCGAACCGCTACGTCGAAGAACTGCAAAATGCCGCCGAATCCGGCGTCGAACGCGTCGTCAACAAAGCACTGGGCAACAACCGGTTGGTCGGATTGATTTCACGATTGTTCCCCAAAACACGGATCATCCACGCCATTCGCGACCCTCGAGACGTCGCGATCAGTTGCTTCATGGGTGGCTTCAACAACCAACGCAACGCATGGACAACGCGGGTGGAGTGGGCGTCCCGCGCCTGGGTCGAATCTGCACGGCTCATGGAACATTGGAAGCAGACGCTCGACGTGCCCATCCTTGACGTTCACTACGAGAAGCTCGTTGCGGACCCCGAGAACGAGTTTCCACGCCTGATCGAATTCCTCGGGTTGCCGTGGGATGATCGGTGCTTCGACTTCTACAAGTCCAAGCGAACCGTCCGCACGCTCAGTTACGACCAAGTCAACCGGCCGATCTACACCACCAGTTCCGGTCGGCACAAGAACTACGAGGCGTTCATCAAGGACATCGAGTTTCCCGAGTACATCCTCGCCTAGCGTGCTGGCGGATGAGTGAAACCAACCCAGCCGGTGGAACCGACGTCATGCTGCGAGTGGCGCACTACGCGTTGCTCAGCGGGCTTTGTCAGTTCATCCCGGTTCCGTTCGCCGACGACTTTGCCGACGGGCAGGTTCGGCGTCAGATGGTCGAATCGCTGCTCCGTGGTCGTGGCCGATCGTTCGACATGCAACAGGTGAAGCCGCTCTGGGCCGGGCGGGACACCGGGATCATTCGTCAAGCGGGCGGGTTGGCGAAAGCGCTGGTGCTGACCCCCATCAAGAAGGTGTTGCGGACGGTGTTCTTCTGGCTCGGGATACGCCGGGCGATCCTCGAAGCCACCGAGGCGTTGGCGTTGGGTCACACGATTGATCGACTGCTCGCGGCCGGCTGGTTCCCTGATGACGCCGACCCGGATCAGCTTCGATCGGCTGCCGATCGCGTGGTGCGTGCGGTTGAGGACTCGTCGTCCGGCTCCGACTGGCGTGGGCTCAAGCTCTTGGTCCGCGAGACCGCACGCCGCTTCAAGAACGCGAAGCTCCCCTTCCGACGCAGCGAAACGCTCAGCGACGAAGAACGCCAAACGCTCGACGCAGCGAGCGAAGACCTGCGTGCCCGCCTGGAAACGGACGAGGCGCAATCCGTGCTGGCCCGCTTCGACGCCGAGGTCGATCGCCGTCTGCGTGGCTCCTCGCTTTGACGTTGGTCCACATGTGCGGTATCACATGGGCTATGGCAAAGTTTGAAGTCTACCAAGACAAAAAAGGCGAGTACCGCTGGCGCCTCAAGTCCAGCAACGGCCAGAACATCGCCAACGGCGGTGAGGGCTACGTCGCCAAGGCCGACTGCCTGAACGGCATCGAGTCGGTCAAGAAAAACTCGCAGACGGCCGACATCGTCGAGCTTCCGAAGGAAGACTAAATCGGCTTCCGAAAATGGGCTGCGGCGCGATGCGCCGCAGCCTATTTGCTGCGCGAAACGAGTACGGCGATCGCCGGCGCCGCGGCGAGGCCGAGCCGCCCCAGCGTGTTCGACAGCATTCGCAGACGGAACAGTTCTTCGAAGCCGAGCGTGTGGATGATAACAAACGCCCACGTCGCCAGGTTCACCGCGCACCCACCGACAAGGCCCGTGGCAATCGTCGTTGCAAACCTACCCCGCGTGAATGGCAGCAGACAAAGCAGCAACGCGATCCAAAGGCAACTACCTGCGAGCAACGACAATTCGACCTGTCGTTCAACCATGAGCCGAACGCTCGCCGCATAAGCGTAGCCGGCATTGGCGAAAACGAACGTGACCGGCACGCACACCACCACCAACGACATCGATCGAAGCCCGCCGACGTCTTTCAATCGGAACACGGTCACGGTCAACACCAGCGTGATCGCCGCGAGGATCAGCACGAGCGGCTCGACCTGATTCCGCAGCTGTTGCACGATCATCCGGAAGCCGAAAGAAGTCCGCTGCTGGAACGCGGTCGTGACGGCATCCCAGCTCTCGGCGATCGGGATGCAGGCAACGCCGATGGCACCGAGGGCGGCGATGGTGAGCCAAACCCGTTCGCGCGGATACCGCATCACCGACGACAGCCCGGCCAGCACCAACAGCGGCAGCGTTCCGTACACCCACCAACGCTCCCACGTCAGCGTCGCCGGCCGCACCGCGTAGTGCAGTTCCGACACGATCGCCGCGACACCGATGAGCGTGATGAGCCGCAGCACAAACCGCGGCCGCTCACGTTCGTTGGCTTCGGCTTCGGCATAGTTGAGCGTGTCGGGCACGATGCAATGAGCATGCGCGATCCGTCTCGTGGATGCGAGAAAGCCTGCGGCCGGCCAATGCGAGGGCACGATCGCACCCCGCCCGTGCGATGAAGAAAAACCCGCCGGGTGCGGTGAAGCGCCCGGCGGGTCGGTAGGGAAAGAAGAGAAACGATGCGAAAATCGTGTCGCGATCAGGCGGCCAGTTCGTGCTGGGTGTAGCCAATACCTTCGACGTTAATGAACTCGTCGGCGAAGTCACCGAACACTTCGTCATGGCCGTCGCCACCATCGAACAGGTCGTCGACGTCGTTGTACCCAAAGAGCAGATCGTTACCGCTGCCACCGATGAGGTGGTCGCCGCCGCCGACGCCGTCGAGGATGTCATCGCCGGCGTTGCCGATCAGGACGTTGGCGACTTCGGCGTGGCCGCGGAGGTGATCGTTGCCGCTACCACCGATGAGCGTTTCGACGTTGGCGAAGATGTGATCTCCCTCGCCGCGGTAGCCGTCGTCGCCGACGGTGCGGTAGTCGGTGGTGTAGTCGTCGGAGACGGTGGCGAACACCCGGCCGCTACGGCTGTCGTAGGAAACGGTGTCCTTGCCATCGCCGCCGTCGAGCAGGTCGGCACCAAAGCCACCGTCAAGGTAGTCGCGGCCGTTCTGTCCGTGGACGCGGTCATCGCCGGACTCGCCGTAGAGCTTGTCGTTGTGGTTGCCGCCAAAGAGCACGTCGTCGCCGGGGCCGGCCAGAAGTTGATCGTGTCCGTTGTGACCGTCGAGTTGGTCGTTGCCCGAACCGCCGAGAAGGACGTCGTGGTGGCCGTTGCCGAAGAGCCGGTCGTTGCCGCCGGCACCCCAGAGTGAGTCGTTGCCGCCGTTGCCGTTGAGTCGATCGTTGCCGCCGCGGCCGTTGAGTTCATCGTGGCCGTCGCCGCCGGTGAGAACGTCCGCCCCATCGCCGCCGGCGAGCGTGTCATTGCCCGAGCCACCGTTGTAGTAGACGCCGAGGACGTCGCCGTTCGCGCCGGTCAGGCCGGTGCCGGTGTCGACCAGATCATTGCCCGAACCGGCGTACACCTCGATGCCGTGGACCTTGTCGGCGTCGACCTGAGCAATCTCGCCGTTGTAGGTGACCGTGATGTGGGCACCGTCACGGGTGAGGCCGATCGCGTCGTCGCCGCTGGTGCCCTCGACGATCAGTGTACCGGCGGAAAGACGGGCCCACGCGGGCAGTTGAGTTTCCTGGGGTGCGGCTTCATCACCGTCAAAGTCAGTGACAGGAGCCGGCGTGCTGGTGGCCTGGTCCGGCGTGAAGTCGAGCTTCACGTTCTCCGATCCGACGGTGACGTTTTGGAAAACGACGTTGCCGTTGAGCCCGGTGCCGTTGGCGGTGATGGTGTAGGTACCGGCCGGGAGGCGCATGGCGTAACCGCCGGCCGCACTGGTGGTCGTTTGGTAGATCGCGCCGTTGCTGTGGCGTGCGGTGACGGTGATGCCGGCGAGTTGTTCGCCCGGCGTGTAGAAGTCGTCATCCACGGCCGCATCGGTGTAGGCGACGCCCGTCAGGAAGCTGTCGCCGCCGTTGGCGTTGTTGAAGGCGAAGTTCTGACCGGTGAGCACGGCATTCCAGGTGCGCCCGGCGTACTCGTAGCCGCTGCCGATCACGACACCGCTACCGATCTCACGGAAGCCGTCCGAGAGCATCGTCAGTCGGTGGCCGCGACTCGCGACCGTGTCGTCGATGAACAGGTTCGCGTGGTGCTGGTCGATCTCATTAACGGAAACGGACTTGCCCCAGGTGGACATGCGGACCGAGAGGTTTTCGCCGGATGCCGAGCCGTTGACGAACTCGTAGCCGGCGTCCCGCATGCGGTCAGTCGGGCTGCTGCCGTTGGCGCCGCTGTGGGCGAAGCGGTCGTTGTCGAAGAGCCATTGCAGGTGGTCACGGACGGCCTCGGTCAGATCCGCGTTGACGGCCAGCGGCTGACGCGCGTGGCTGCCGAGCGTGCCGGGTGCGAGGCCTTCGTTGAGGTCGATGCCGTGCAGGCTCGCCTCGGCGACGGGGTTCATGCGTGTGCGGTTGATCAGCTCAACCATGTACTGCTCGTAGGGCGTGACCTCGTAGCCGCTGAGCAAACGCCGGCTCTCCATCGTCTCAATGACGGCCTGCTGAATCGTCTCGTTGTTCTTCGTGTTACGCATTTTCGCTGGTCCTTTTCGCTGTCGTTCCTTACCTGGTTTGACAGACGCATACGGATCAGCCGCGTGCAAATGCGCGACGCAAAATTGGTCATGCCCGATAACAAAGCCGGGGTCGGTTTCATCGTGGACGCGGCCGGGTAGGCTCTGGCGACCGGTGCTCGCCATCCTCAACATCCTCGGCCCCATCCTGCTCATGGCCGGACTCGGCGCGCTGCTCCAACGCGCGTTCAAGCTCTCGCTCGACACGCTGGTCAAGCTCAACCTCTACCTGTTCGTCCCGGCGTTCATCTTTCAACGCGTCGGAACCAGCAACATCGACTGGTCGGAGATGGGCTGGATCATGGGACTGACGTGCGTCACCGGCGTCGGGCTCGGCGCGATCGTCGGGCTTCTCGCCCGGCTCGGCGGCGCGTCCCGCCCCACCGTCGCGGCGATGATGCTCGCGACCTGCATTTACAACTCCGGCAACTACGGCGTCCCGCTCGCCGAACTCGCCTATGGCACCGAGGGGGGCGCGGCCCAAACATTTGTTCTCTTCACGCAGAACATCCTCACGTTCACCGTCGGGATGTTTCTCGCCGGCAGCGGGACGATGTCGCCGAAGGCGGTGCTCAAGAGACTTTTCCGCATGCCGATCCCGTACGCCGTGTTCGCGGGGGTGGCGTTGCGGTTCGTCGGCGCTGAGAAAATGCCCGCGATCCTTGATTCATCCGCGACGTACCTCGCCAACGGACTCGTGCCCGTCGCCCTCGTGACGCTCGGCGCACAGCTCGGCAAGAACCCGCGCTGGCCGAGATGGAAGCCCGTGCTGGTCGTGTGCGGTGCCCGGCTGATCATCGGCCCGCTGTTCATGATGGGGCTCATCCGCCTCACGCCGACGGAGTTGTACCCACTGCCCGGCGATGTCCTTGTGCTCACCGCCGGCGTGCCGTGCGCGATCAACATCCTGTTGCTCACGATCGAACTCGAAGGCGACGCGGACCTCGCGGCCGATTGCGTATTTTGGTCCACCGTGTTCAGCGCGGTTTCGGTGGCCGTCTGGATTGCAATCCTCGAGTGATCGGTCAGCGAATATCAGCCGTCTTCGCTGATGAAGTCAGGCTTGCGTGACAACTCGACCACGCTCCCCCATGCCCGCATCAGCACGACACATCCGTATGCGATCGGCAGTAATGCGAGGATGCACAACGCCGGAACAATACCGACATGCCCCAGCACGAACGCGGCGTCGAGCACGATCAACCAAAGCAGTCCAACGAGCATGAGCCGCTTGCCCAGCGCCCGCGAGTCGCGGGTGACGCTCACCAGCCAACCGCCGGCCACCGCGAAACCCAGCAGCGCGAAAAGCAACGACGCCACCGCCAACGGTGGCATCTCGAAAATCGCCAAACCCCGCCGGTACAAGATGGCCGCATCCATCACCGCCAGCCCCGCGAGCACGAGCATCACGTGCAACGGTCGTAGGAGCGGCCGCTTCTGTTCAAGTCCGTAGCACACCGCGGAGAGCGCCGCGACGAAGTGCAGCAACACCAACGCGTGCAACTCCACCGGCAACGGCGACGCGGGTACCACCGCATGAAAAAAACGGATCATCCCCAGCGCGAGCAGGCCCGGTGCGACAAGGTACTTACCCGCCAGGTCGTAGAACGCGATCAGCACCGCCGTCGCAACAACGAGCGTGAGCGTCATCCGAAAGTCCGGCATCATCGTCGCCAGCCACGCCCCGAAACCGAGCCCC is a window from the Planctomycetota bacterium genome containing:
- a CDS encoding sulfotransferase, translating into MSNFRRTKPARKPKSATPRRTATHQRFIGEARKLIAADKLEEGHAKLNELTSRWLKTPDPEVLFLHAVIAEKRGRDNEHLRYARQSVNLHHHTDAILSLARALRKKGRTDECCELCDEALAMSPSLTGAPILKAGALEEAGRFDEAEAIVSEALAAAESSGKPPSILLKDVHARILVQRKKHEQAVQVIDDLLEDKAANEGVKRSTLHLRAKSCDRAKQFDEAWDSAVRANEIGEIPFDPDLYTEQVDALMEVWSRDHVSRFPIADCDSELPVFIAGMPRSGTSLIDQIVDAHPKAAGVGELATIESFAAELAMAYNPDKEPPGCFGEFTNYRWTATANRYVEELQNAAESGVERVVNKALGNNRLVGLISRLFPKTRIIHAIRDPRDVAISCFMGGFNNQRNAWTTRVEWASRAWVESARLMEHWKQTLDVPILDVHYEKLVADPENEFPRLIEFLGLPWDDRCFDFYKSKRTVRTLSYDQVNRPIYTTSSGRHKNYEAFIKDIEFPEYILA
- a CDS encoding YegP family protein; this encodes MAKFEVYQDKKGEYRWRLKSSNGQNIANGGEGYVAKADCLNGIESVKKNSQTADIVELPKED
- a CDS encoding CAP domain-containing protein; amino-acid sequence: MRNTKNNETIQQAVIETMESRRLLSGYEVTPYEQYMVELINRTRMNPVAEASLHGIDLNEGLAPGTLGSHARQPLAVNADLTEAVRDHLQWLFDNDRFAHSGANGSSPTDRMRDAGYEFVNGSASGENLSVRMSTWGKSVSVNEIDQHHANLFIDDTVASRGHRLTMLSDGFREIGSGVVIGSGYEYAGRTWNAVLTGQNFAFNNANGGDSFLTGVAYTDAAVDDDFYTPGEQLAGITVTARHSNGAIYQTTTSAAGGYAMRLPAGTYTITANGTGLNGNVVFQNVTVGSENVKLDFTPDQATSTPAPVTDFDGDEAAPQETQLPAWARLSAGTLIVEGTSGDDAIGLTRDGAHITVTYNGEIAQVDADKVHGIEVYAGSGNDLVDTGTGLTGANGDVLGVYYNGGSGNDTLAGGDGADVLTGGDGHDELNGRGGNDRLNGNGGNDSLWGAGGNDRLFGNGHHDVLLGGSGNDQLDGHNGHDQLLAGPGDDVLFGGNHNDKLYGESGDDRVHGQNGRDYLDGGFGADLLDGGDGKDTVSYDSRSGRVFATVSDDYTTDYRTVGDDGYRGEGDHIFANVETLIGGSGNDHLRGHAEVANVLIGNAGDDILDGVGGGDHLIGGSGNDLLFGYNDVDDLFDGGDGHDEVFGDFADEFINVEGIGYTQHELAA
- a CDS encoding AEC family transporter — encoded protein: MLAILNILGPILLMAGLGALLQRAFKLSLDTLVKLNLYLFVPAFIFQRVGTSNIDWSEMGWIMGLTCVTGVGLGAIVGLLARLGGASRPTVAAMMLATCIYNSGNYGVPLAELAYGTEGGAAQTFVLFTQNILTFTVGMFLAGSGTMSPKAVLKRLFRMPIPYAVFAGVALRFVGAEKMPAILDSSATYLANGLVPVALVTLGAQLGKNPRWPRWKPVLVVCGARLIIGPLFMMGLIRLTPTELYPLPGDVLVLTAGVPCAINILLLTIELEGDADLAADCVFWSTVFSAVSVAVWIAILE
- a CDS encoding UbiA family prenyltransferase, encoding MFRAVTDRLLSVLQLTRMALVFTAVADAQAALLLAGRWEWQTSVAAAGMSVGLYGFGMTFNDIVDQRRDAQIAKTRPLPSGRLRPVTAHLLAALLLIAGLGFGAWLATMMPDFRMTLTLVVATAVLIAFYDLAGKYLVAPGLLALGMIRFFHAVVPASPLPVELHALVLLHFVAALSAVCYGLEQKRPLLRPLHVMLVLAGLAVMDAAILYRRGLAIFEMPPLAVASLLFALLGFAVAGGWLVSVTRDSRALGKRLMLVGLLWLIVLDAAFVLGHVGIVPALCILALLPIAYGCVVLMRAWGSVVELSRKPDFISEDG